CTGCCGGTGAGTTTCTGGCAACGGATGTGGTGCTGGCGGGGATCGCGGTGATTGCCGTTATCGCGTTTATTTTAGAACTGGGTCTGCGCGCGCTTCAGCGCCGCCTGACGCCCTGGCATGGAGAAGTACAATGAGTGAACGTCTGAGCATAACCCCGCTGGGGCCGTATATTGGCGCACAAATTTCCGGTGCGGATTTGGCGCGTCCGCTGAGCGATAATCAGTTTGAACAGCTTTATCACGCGGTATTGCGCCACCAGGTGGTGTTTCTGCGCGAGCAGGTGATTACGCCGCAACAACAGCGGGCGCTGGCGCTGCGTTTTGGCGATCTGCATATTCACCCGGTCTATCCGCATGCCGAAGGAGTAGAAGAAATTATCGTGCTGGATACCCATAACGATAATCCGCCGGATAACGACAACTGGCACACCGATGTCACCTTTATCGACACGCCGCCTGCCGGGGCGATTTTAGCGGCGAAAGAGCTGCCATCAACCGGGGGCGACACTCTGTGGACCAGTGGGATTGCCGCTTATGAAGCATTGTCTGAGCCGTTCCGTCAGTTGCTGAGTGGCCTGCGGGCAGAGCATGATTTCCGTAAATCATTTCAGGAATATAAATATCGCAAGACCCCAGAGGAGCACCTGCGCTGGCTGGAGGCCGTCGCTAAACATCCACCGTTGCTGCATCCGGTGGTGCGCACGCATCCGGTGAGCGGGAAGCAGGCGCTGTTCGTGAATGAAGGATTTACCACGCGAATTGTTGATGTCACGGAAAAAGAGAGCGAGGCGTTACTGAGCTTTTTGTTCGCGCATATCACCAAACCGGAGTTTCAGGTGCGCTGGCGCTGGCAGCCCAACGATGTGGCGATTTGGGATAATCGCGTGACGCAGCATTATGCGAATGCGGATTATCTGCCGCAGCGGCGCATTATGCATCGGGCAACGATTCTGGGAGATAAGCCGTTTTATCGGGCGTGATGATTACCGGAGACGCTTCACTTGCCGGGCCTACGACCTGTAGGCCCGGTTAGGCGTTATTAACGCAGAATTTTTTTCTCAGCCAGATCCAGTGCGAAGTAGCTGAAGATCAGATCCGCGCCAGCGCGTTTGATCGACCCTAAGCTTTCCAGCACCACTTTCTCTTCATCTATAGCCCCCGCCAGCGCCGCGAATTTGATCATCGCGTATTCACCGCTGACCTGATAAGCGCCAATCGGCAGCTCGGTGCGCTCGCGGATATCACGCAGAATATCGAGGTATGCGCCAGCCGGTTTGACCATCAGGCAGTCTGCGCCCTGGGCTTCATCCAGCAGCGATTCGCGAATCGCTTCCCGACGGTTCATCGGGTTCATCTGATAGGTTTTACGATCGCCTTTCAGCGCGGTGCCCGCGGCTTCACGGAATGGGCCGTAAAAAGATGAGGCAAACTTAGTGGAGTAGGACATGATAGCGGTATCGGTGAAGCCCGCGGCGTCCAGCGACTGGCGAATCGCCTGTACCTGACCATCCATTGCGGCGGAAGGCGCGATGAAGTCCGCACCCGCTGCGGCGGCAACCACCGCCTGCTTGCCGAGGTTGGTAAGGGTTAAATCGTTATCCACGCCGTGATCGCATAACACGCCGCAGTGGCCGTGTGAGGTGTATTCGCAGAAGCAGGTGTCGGACATGACGATCATTTCCGGCACGGTCTGTTTGCAGATACGCGACATGCGCGCCACCAGGCCGTCTTCTTTCCAGGCATCGCTACCGGTGTCATCCGTATGGTGGGAAATGCCGAAAGTCATCACCGAGCGGATGCCAGCATTAGCAATGCGTTCAATTTCGCGCGCCAGGTGTTTCTCTGGAATACGCATCACGCCTGGCATGGCGTCGATAGCTTTGTAATCGTCGAGTTCTTCTTCAACAAAGATCGGCAACACCAGGTCATTTAAGCTGAGTGTTGTCTCTTCAAACATAGCGCGCAGCGCGGGAGATTTGCGCAGGCGGCGAGGGCGTTGGATTAGGTCTGTCATGGTATGCCTGATGTTTGTGGAATCGAAGGCCGTAGTATACCCGAACCTGAGGGCGTGTGGTTTACGAAAGTTGGCGTTATATCTGGATTTCCTGTAACGAAGGGATGAATCATTAGCGCAATTTATTCACAAGCATAGCAATTTATTCATATTCATTATTTTGTTTATTGTTTTTTTATTATTTTAAATATCTATGTGTTTGCTTTTATAGCGTGGTGTATAGATTTTGTTTATTTATTATCTATATATTTGTTTGCGTTCTGATTCATTAGTGAATTGTATGATTTGAATGTTGGTTAGCTTTTAATTGATTGAAAGTGTTGGTTTTTATATTTCTTAAATGGCGTAACTTGGATTTATTACGTTGTCCGTTTTCGGACAACGGGCAAAGAATAATTGAACCTTTCCTTAATGAAACCGCATAATCGTCCCTGCGAAACATAAAATGTTTTCTTTGCATTGATAATTGATGGATCAACTATATTACGTCCCTGAGGAGGGATGACAAATGCACATTTGGAAAAAGAAACTTGTAGTATCACAATTAGCATTAGCCTGCACTTTGGCAATCACTTCTCAGGCGAATGCTTCTACTTACGATACCTGGACCTACTACGACAATCCAACTACGGCCCTGAACTGGGACAATATGGATGCAGCCGGAACTGTAGATGGTAACTACGTGAATTATAGTGGCTTTGTTTACTATAATAATGCGGCTGGTGATTTTGATCAGTCTTTTAACGGCGATACCGTTAACGGCACGATTTCTACCTATTATCTGAATCATGACTACACTGATGGCGCAGTGAATCAGCTGAATATCAGTAACTCTGTTATTCATGGTTCAATTACATCTATGTTGCCAAGCGGTTACTACGATCGTTTTGATGTTGATGGCAATGGCTTTGGTGGATATGAATTTAACAACACTACCGTTGTTGACGGAAACTGGTATGACGGTGATATTTTCACTCTGAATATTGCTAATTCCACCATTGATGATGATTATGAAGCGTTGTATTTCACCGATTCTTATTTATCTGTTGATGTGACTAAATATACCAATGAAACGTTTGATACCAGCGAAGGTGTTGCGGTTAATCTTGATGTAGAAAGCAATATCAATATTTCCAACAACTCACGTGTTGCTGGCATTGCTCTGTCTCAAGGGAATACTTACAACAACACCTATACGACGGAATCCCATACCTGGGATAACAACATCAACGTCTACAACTCTACTGTAACTTCTGGTTCAGATTCCATTCTGGAATCGAATACTGCCTTCTTTGGTAATTCCAATGAGCCAAGTGATTACACTGGTCCGGGCGATGTTGCATTGTCTTTCACCGATAGCTCTTCTTCAGACTATGCAATGAAAAACAATGTGTACTTCAGCAATTCAACGCTGATTGGTGATGTTGCATTTACCAGTAACTGGAATGCCAATTTTGACACTATTGGTCATGATTCCAACGGTGACGGTGTGGCGGATACCAACCTTGGTTGGGCTGACGATAGCCTGAATGTCGATGAACTGAACCTGACTCTTGATAATGGTAGTAAGTGGGTTGGCCAGGCTACTTTCGATGCTGAGACTATCTACCCAGCAAATATGTTTGATGTTGCAACCAATAGCCTGACTCCGGGTGGAACCGCTGAAGCCAATGGTTGGGGACGTGTTGTTGATAATAAAGTCTTCCAGAGCGGTGTGTTCAACGTAGCGCTGAACAACGGTTCTGAGTGGGATACCGTTGGGGATT
This window of the Citrobacter freundii ATCC 8090 = MTCC 1658 = NBRC 12681 genome carries:
- the tauD gene encoding taurine dioxygenase, which gives rise to MSERLSITPLGPYIGAQISGADLARPLSDNQFEQLYHAVLRHQVVFLREQVITPQQQRALALRFGDLHIHPVYPHAEGVEEIIVLDTHNDNPPDNDNWHTDVTFIDTPPAGAILAAKELPSTGGDTLWTSGIAAYEALSEPFRQLLSGLRAEHDFRKSFQEYKYRKTPEEHLRWLEAVAKHPPLLHPVVRTHPVSGKQALFVNEGFTTRIVDVTEKESEALLSFLFAHITKPEFQVRWRWQPNDVAIWDNRVTQHYANADYLPQRRIMHRATILGDKPFYRA
- the hemB gene encoding porphobilinogen synthase, whose protein sequence is MTDLIQRPRRLRKSPALRAMFEETTLSLNDLVLPIFVEEELDDYKAIDAMPGVMRIPEKHLAREIERIANAGIRSVMTFGISHHTDDTGSDAWKEDGLVARMSRICKQTVPEMIVMSDTCFCEYTSHGHCGVLCDHGVDNDLTLTNLGKQAVVAAAAGADFIAPSAAMDGQVQAIRQSLDAAGFTDTAIMSYSTKFASSFYGPFREAAGTALKGDRKTYQMNPMNRREAIRESLLDEAQGADCLMVKPAGAYLDILRDIRERTELPIGAYQVSGEYAMIKFAALAGAIDEEKVVLESLGSIKRAGADLIFSYFALDLAEKKILR